One region of Primulina tabacum isolate GXHZ01 chromosome 1, ASM2559414v2, whole genome shotgun sequence genomic DNA includes:
- the LOC142555866 gene encoding putative disease resistance protein At1g58400: protein MTMQVTIAMVSAVMARTEQLMLEEEGAAPMTKWDSQMREMVQNLLSDIRSIVQRYLFLLVRNEDEMNQDEAKQKKILGLAYDFENSVESYFVKNATCASSGGRFTSLFKRSHAKRLLDTLQGFRLRVDAIRDSDLLPIPVSEVSMPRPDYVLPVSRTMSWSDRASTSSVSAVDDFVAPSEVIVVQRDVQKLLSILISNDTGTASSSFVSICGKRGLGKTTLAKLVYNNTALVEHFDGRAWASVRSDAPIRDILESILISLSPTPVKKEVIFRMDPVQSRDEVYKAQKGRRCFIVFDDVSSIDTIKFVFPMISGTKMLITTRSSEVAGQLNGYIHHMKELTLEESNMLFKCQSEISEHQEGTARQMEIGAQIAGACGGIPLAIAVVGRILRGKNFDEWNRVLERLQDPGDVVMNVLCLSYKYLPLHLKPCFLYLAHLLLDQVMPVEKLYLLWMAEGLISKETLHVNIRMNVAEEYLKKLIFTSLVIAETENESAVRRFKSCQLQGLVHDICVSFGVKENFFQVINTSYQAEISSVYRVAIYLNIKDGDKVYLKINEPKNMRALLFFETDESPPAKKWPTGVDDLAAFQWMRVLNFDKVDFVVKKLPDGLGKLRYLRYLSFQGCNLNELPSFVSKLKLLEILDLRVAKACRLIISDNHILKKVTRLSHLYLPSVFQTIAGNLKLRALRRLELLENFNSMSCDMDDLLELTLLQIVTVDIAVGLPKDLNKIIEFVRKNKHLRQVSLVIKDFDCYHSEERLSIFKTLWDLAPLHALHVEGHMKTLSMNPNIEYSRVTEIVFDESEFDSDPMPILGRLRNLRSLVLQNDAFVGHSMVCCESGFGELRRLELKNLRFLENWVVEEGAMAKLSVLVIKDCKKLAMAPIELMDTGTLRELKIISMPKIFEETIRRTFQRMEGLIVTFDN, encoded by the exons ATGACGATGCAGGTGACAATCGCCATGGTATCTGCTGTTATGGCCAGGACTGAGCAGTTGATGTTGGAGGAGGAAGGGGCGGCTCCTATGACGAAATGGGATTCACAAATGAGGGAAATGGTTCAGAATCTTCTATCAGACATCCGCTCAATTGTTCAGAGGTATTTATTCTTGTTAGTGCGTAATGAAGATGAAATGAATCAGGACGAggccaaacaaaaaaaaatcttagGATTGGCCTACGACTTCGAAAACTCAGTGGAATCTTACTTCGTTAAGAACGCCACTTGTGCATCATCAGGAGGTAGATTCACGAGTCTCTTCAAGCGCTCGCATGCGAAGAGACTCCTGGACACTCTCCAAGGCTTCAGGTTGAGGGTAGATGCAATCCGGGACAGTGATCTTCTTCCAATCCCAGTATCGGAAGTATCAATGCCACGGCCTGACTACGTCCTTCCAGTATCAAGAACAATGTCCTGGTCTGATAGAGCAAGTACTTCTTCCGTTTCAGCTGTGGATGATTTTGTGGCTCCAAGTGAGGTGATTGTGGTCCAACGAGACGTTCAAAAGTTACTCTCCATTTTGATAAGCAATGATACAGGTACAGCTTCTTCTTCGTTTGTCTCCATATGCGGTAAGCGTGGATTGGGAAAGACGACTCTCGCAAAATTGGTCTATAATAACACTGCGCTGGTTGAACATTTTGATGGCCGCGCGTGGGCTAGCGTACGCTCTGATGCACCGATCAGGGACATTCTAGAGTCTATCTTGATCAGTCTCTCGCCTACCCCAGTTAAGAAAGAGGTGATCTTCCGGATGGATCCGGTGCAGTCGAGAGACGAAGTTTACAAAGCCCAGAAGGGGAGGAGGTGCTTCATTGTTTTTGATGATGTCTCGAGCATCGACACGATAAAATTTGTTTTCCCTATGATTAGTGGCACCAAGATGCTGATCACAACCCGTTCCTCAGAAGTGGCCGGACAGCTCAACGGTTACATACATCATATGAAAGAGTTGACCCTTGAGGAGAGCAACATGCTTTTCAAATGCCAATCGGAAATATCAGAGCACCAAG AAGGAACAGCACGTCAAATGGAGATTGGGGCGCAAATAGCAGGTGCTTGTGGGGGCATACCTTTGGCTATAGCCGTCGTTGGCCGTATCTTGAGGggaaagaattttgatgaaTGGAATCGAGTGCTTGAAAGACTACAGGATCCTGGTGATGTAGTAATGAATGTCCTTTGTCTAAGCTACAAATACTTACCATTACATTTGAAGCCTTGTTTTCTCTATCTGGCGCATCTGCTACTCGATCAAGTGATGCCGGTGGAGAAACTATACCTATTGTGGATGGCTGAAGGGCTCATATCAAAAGAAACGTTGCACGTAAACATAAGAATGAATGTTGCTGAGGAATATTTGAAAAAACTTATTTTCACAAGCCTGGTTATAGCCGAAACTGAGAACGAATCAGCTGTTAGAAGGTTTAAATCCTGTCAGCTCCAGGGTTTAGTGCATGATATATGCGTGTCATTTGGGGTGAAGGAAAACTTTTTCCAGGTCATAAACACAAGTTATCAAGCAGAGATATCTTCAGTATATCGAGTTGCCATATATTTGAACATAAAAGATGGAGACAaagtttatttaaaaataaatgagcCCAAGAACATGCGAGCCCTCCTTTTCTTCGAAACAGACGAGTCTCCACCAGCGAAGAAATGGCCCACAGGAGTCGATGACCTTGCAGCGTTTCAATGGATGAGAGTGTTGAACTTTGATAAAGTTGATTTTGTAGTTAAAAAGCTTCCAGATGGCTTAGGAAAACTGCGTTATCTGAGGTACCTTAGTTTCCAAGGATGTAATCTGAATGAGCTGCCATCATTTGTGAGCAAACTTAAACTTCTTGAAATATTGGATTTACGTGTGGCTAAAGCTTGCAGATTGATTATATCAGACAACCATATCCTGAAGAAAGTTACAAGATTGAGCCATTTATATCTTCCTTCAGTTTTTCAAACTATTGCTGGTAATCTGAAGCTGAGAGCTTTGAGAAGGCTCGAGTTGCTAGAGAATTTTAATTCCATGTCATGTGATATGGATGATCTACTCGAATTGACACTTCTTCAAATAGTCACAGTTGATATTGCAGTTGGGCTCCCCAAAGACTTGAATAAGATCATCGAATTTGTCCGTAAGAATAAACACCTGCGTCAAGTATCACTTGTtattaaagactttgattgttatcactcggaagagagGCTCTCGATTTTCAAAACATTGTGGGATTTGGCCCCTCTTCATGCTTTGCATGTCGAAGGTCACATGAAGACACTATCTATGAACCCAAATATAGAATATTCGAGAGTCACCGAGATTGTTTTTGATGAATCTGAATTTGACAGCGACCCAATGCCAATACTGGGGCGCCTACGTAATCTTAGGAGTCTTGTTCTGCAAAACGATGCATTCGTAGGTCATAGCATGGTGTGTTGTGAATCAGGCTTCGGGGAACTGAGACGCTTGGAGCTTAAAAATTTGAGGTTTTTGGAGAATTGGGTAGTGGAAGAAGGTGCCATGGCAAAGCTTTCTGTTTTGGTGATCAAGGACTGCAAGAAACTGGCAATGGCCCCTATCGAATTGATGGATACGGGAACTCTGAGAGAATTAAAGATTATCTCAATGCCTAAAATCTTTGAAGAAACTATTCGGAGGACCTTTCAGCGAATGGAAGGCCTGATTGTCACCTTTGACAACTGA